The following are from one region of the Gossypium hirsutum isolate 1008001.06 chromosome D03, Gossypium_hirsutum_v2.1, whole genome shotgun sequence genome:
- the LOC107950759 gene encoding type-1 glutamine synthetase 1 isoform X1, with protein sequence MAESIARGVVQSGVLPPQRISTAIHSNPSHGTAFQSLGISVYSHNTDVVDASDVIIFSVKPQMHAEAGNGQYEMALGYTACTYATDNLIFMREVVRAIANKHGLLATFVPKYALDDIGSGSHVHLSLWQNGQNVFQASDASSQHGMSKVGEEFMAGVLDHLPSIFAFTAPLSNSYDRIQPNTWSGAYQCWGKENREAHCIFFYLAMCIVIGGFN encoded by the exons ATGGCAGAGAGCATTGCCAGAGGAGTGGTACAATCTGGTGTTTTGCCTCCCCAACGTATTTCTACTGCAATCCACTCAAATCCCAGTCATGGTACTGCCTTCCAGTCACTCGGCATCTCTGTTTATAGTCACAACACCGAC GTTGTGGATGCTAGTGATGTGATAATTTTTTCTGTAAAACCCCAA ATGCATGCAGAAGCTGGAAATGGTCAGTATGAAATGGCTTTGGGGTACACTGCTTGTACATATGCTACTGACAACTTGATTTTCATGCGCGAAGTTGTTAGGGCTATTGCAAATAAACATGGTCTGTTGGCAACGTTTGTCCCCAA GTATGCTTTGGATGACATAGGTTCTGGATCCCATGTGCACCTCAGTTTATGGCAGAATGGACAAAATGTTTTCCAAGCATCAGATGCATCTTCTCAGCATGGAATGTCTAAAGTTGGAGAGGAGTTCATGGCAGGGGTTTTAGATCATCTTCCCTCAATTTTTGCATTCACAGCACCACTTTCAAATAG TTATGATCGCATACAACCTAATACATGGAGTGGAGCATATCAATGTTGGGGCAAAGAAAACAGAGAAGcacattgtatttttttttaccttGCAATGTGTATAGTCATAGGCGGGTTCAACTAG
- the LOC107950759 gene encoding type-1 glutamine synthetase 1 isoform X2, with translation MAESIARGVVQSGVLPPQRISTAIHSNPSHGTAFQSLGISVYSHNTDMHAEAGNGQYEMALGYTACTYATDNLIFMREVVRAIANKHGLLATFVPKYALDDIGSGSHVHLSLWQNGQNVFQASDASSQHGMSKVGEEFMAGVLDHLPSIFAFTAPLSNSYDRIQPNTWSGAYQCWGKENREAHCIFFYLAMCIVIGGFN, from the exons ATGGCAGAGAGCATTGCCAGAGGAGTGGTACAATCTGGTGTTTTGCCTCCCCAACGTATTTCTACTGCAATCCACTCAAATCCCAGTCATGGTACTGCCTTCCAGTCACTCGGCATCTCTGTTTATAGTCACAACACCGAC ATGCATGCAGAAGCTGGAAATGGTCAGTATGAAATGGCTTTGGGGTACACTGCTTGTACATATGCTACTGACAACTTGATTTTCATGCGCGAAGTTGTTAGGGCTATTGCAAATAAACATGGTCTGTTGGCAACGTTTGTCCCCAA GTATGCTTTGGATGACATAGGTTCTGGATCCCATGTGCACCTCAGTTTATGGCAGAATGGACAAAATGTTTTCCAAGCATCAGATGCATCTTCTCAGCATGGAATGTCTAAAGTTGGAGAGGAGTTCATGGCAGGGGTTTTAGATCATCTTCCCTCAATTTTTGCATTCACAGCACCACTTTCAAATAG TTATGATCGCATACAACCTAATACATGGAGTGGAGCATATCAATGTTGGGGCAAAGAAAACAGAGAAGcacattgtatttttttttaccttGCAATGTGTATAGTCATAGGCGGGTTCAACTAG